The Prosthecobacter sp. SYSU 5D2 genome has a window encoding:
- the kdsA gene encoding 3-deoxy-8-phosphooctulonate synthase → MLPLPVVKVGSVPVDGTQPLFILGPCVIESEAFIWEVAERLGAIANSLRLKWVFKASYDKANRSAISSYRGLGVKDGCRILEQIGQKLGVPVTTDVHSPEEAKIAAEHVDLLQIPAFLCRQTDLILTAGETGRAVNVKKGQFMAPWDVKNIAEKLASTGCENFLFTERGTTFGYQNLVTDMRSLYWMRELGYRVIFDATHSVQRPGGLGTTTGGDGKLAPVLARAAVAAGCDGVFMETHPNPAEALSDGPNQVPMSDIAQVVEKLRRIHSLVTEDS, encoded by the coding sequence ATGCTCCCTCTCCCCGTTGTCAAGGTGGGTTCCGTGCCAGTGGATGGCACGCAGCCTTTGTTCATTCTCGGTCCCTGCGTCATCGAGAGCGAGGCCTTTATCTGGGAGGTGGCGGAGCGGCTGGGGGCCATTGCCAACAGCCTGCGGCTGAAGTGGGTCTTCAAAGCCTCCTATGACAAGGCCAACCGCAGCGCCATCAGCTCTTATCGCGGCCTGGGCGTGAAGGACGGCTGCCGGATTCTGGAGCAGATCGGCCAGAAACTGGGCGTGCCGGTGACCACGGATGTGCACTCCCCGGAGGAGGCCAAAATCGCCGCAGAGCACGTAGACCTGCTGCAGATCCCGGCTTTTCTATGCCGCCAGACGGACCTCATCCTCACGGCCGGGGAGACCGGCCGGGCCGTTAATGTGAAGAAGGGCCAGTTCATGGCTCCGTGGGATGTCAAAAACATCGCCGAAAAACTGGCCAGCACCGGCTGCGAAAACTTTCTTTTTACTGAACGCGGAACGACCTTTGGTTATCAAAACCTGGTAACGGATATGAGGTCGCTATACTGGATGCGGGAGCTGGGCTATCGGGTCATTTTTGACGCGACCCACTCGGTTCAACGGCCAGGCGGCCTGGGAACGACCACCGGCGGAGATGGCAAACTGGCCCCCGTGCTGGCACGGGCCGCCGTTGCGGCAGGATGTGACGGTGTGTTTATGGAGACGCATCCCAATCCGGCGGAGGCCCTCTCTGACGGCCCTAACCAGGTGCCCATGTCAGACATCGCCCAGGTGGTGGAGAAATTGCGGCGTATTCACAGTCTTGTGACGGAGGATTCTTAA
- a CDS encoding LptA/OstA family protein, with protein sequence MRTLATLALLLAGMILSASGQGASRPGTPAVSDEKKQISEAAEKLRQAQASGELDKAKATAKGLMGNLPGNLTDAAKAAMQSPEVKAQAAAAAKSLLPEAQKMLDARRQAAEGAPPAAAAGTTAAGDQPPAPEGPKPQLLQPIADSPPTAPAAPGSAPARKPMVVIEADNSVFDPNTNILIYTGSVRARHPQFYIECEELVVHLEEENGKKETKPDLSKKDPLLAAPKKKGPQEEENNMVKKAIASGPMVRIEKKDPEGKAQRAFCRNAVYDGATGLITMRDNPQVQTDNVMQTSISPDTVMTFDKNGKFSSNRPTRTVILSQE encoded by the coding sequence ATGAGAACGCTCGCCACCCTTGCCCTGCTCCTTGCCGGCATGATTCTGTCCGCCAGCGGGCAGGGTGCTTCACGCCCCGGCACACCAGCCGTGAGCGATGAGAAAAAACAGATCAGTGAAGCGGCTGAAAAACTGCGCCAGGCCCAGGCCAGCGGTGAGCTGGACAAGGCTAAAGCCACAGCCAAAGGCCTGATGGGAAACCTGCCCGGCAACCTGACCGATGCGGCGAAGGCCGCCATGCAATCCCCTGAAGTGAAAGCCCAGGCCGCAGCCGCCGCCAAATCGCTGCTGCCTGAGGCGCAAAAGATGCTGGATGCCCGCAGGCAGGCTGCAGAGGGCGCACCCCCTGCTGCTGCCGCAGGCACGACTGCTGCTGGAGACCAGCCACCGGCCCCGGAAGGCCCCAAGCCACAACTGCTGCAACCCATTGCCGATAGCCCGCCCACGGCTCCGGCGGCCCCGGGGTCAGCACCGGCCCGCAAACCCATGGTCGTGATCGAGGCGGACAACTCCGTCTTTGATCCCAATACCAACATCCTCATCTACACGGGCAGCGTGCGCGCCCGCCACCCGCAGTTTTACATCGAGTGTGAAGAGCTGGTCGTCCACCTGGAGGAGGAGAACGGGAAAAAGGAAACCAAGCCAGATCTCTCCAAAAAAGATCCGCTCCTGGCCGCGCCCAAGAAAAAAGGCCCGCAGGAGGAGGAAAACAACATGGTCAAAAAAGCCATCGCCTCCGGCCCCATGGTGCGCATCGAAAAGAAGGATCCTGAAGGCAAGGCGCAGCGTGCCTTCTGCCGCAATGCCGTCTATGACGGGGCCACGGGTCTCATCACCATGCGTGACAATCCCCAGGTGCAGACGGATAACGTGATGCAGACCTCCATCAGCCCGGACACCGTCATGACCTTTGACAAAAACGGCAAATTCAGTTCCAACCGCCCGACCCGCACCGTCATCCTGTCCCAGGAATAA
- the lptB gene encoding LPS export ABC transporter ATP-binding protein — MTSAEDREERSMLLHTEGLKKVYDGRAVVNGVDIEVKAGEIVGLLGPNGAGKTTTFYMIVGLVRPNGGKVIFNGNDATEQPMFKRARLGMGYLPQEESIFRRLTVKENILAVMETQSYTKKEREEQCQQLMEKFGIDHVADNLALTLSGGEKRRLTIARSLVTEPKLLMLDEPFSGVDPIAVSEIQDIIRMLRQAGLAILITDHNVRETLNIVDRAYLIFEGQVRRHGSKEFLVNDPEARRLYLGEDFSM; from the coding sequence ATGACCTCCGCTGAGGACCGGGAAGAACGGAGCATGCTGCTGCACACGGAAGGCCTGAAAAAGGTCTATGACGGCCGTGCCGTGGTCAACGGTGTGGACATCGAGGTGAAGGCCGGGGAGATCGTCGGACTCCTGGGACCGAACGGCGCAGGCAAGACCACCACGTTCTACATGATCGTCGGTCTGGTGCGCCCCAACGGGGGCAAGGTTATCTTTAATGGCAATGACGCCACTGAACAGCCAATGTTTAAACGCGCCCGCCTGGGCATGGGTTACCTGCCGCAGGAAGAGTCCATCTTCCGCCGGCTGACCGTGAAGGAGAACATCCTGGCCGTCATGGAAACCCAGAGCTACACCAAAAAGGAGCGCGAGGAGCAGTGCCAGCAGCTCATGGAAAAATTTGGCATTGACCATGTGGCGGATAATCTGGCCCTCACCCTTTCCGGCGGTGAAAAACGCCGCCTCACCATCGCCCGCAGCCTCGTCACAGAACCCAAACTCCTGATGCTGGATGAGCCTTTCAGCGGCGTGGACCCCATCGCCGTCAGCGAGATCCAGGACATCATCCGCATGCTCCGGCAGGCCGGTCTGGCCATTCTGATCACCGATCACAATGTACGCGAAACACTGAACATTGTGGACCGTGCTTATCTCATTTTCGAAGGCCAGGTACGGCGGCATGGTAGCAAGGAATTCCTTGTCAACGATCCCGAAGCCCGCCGGCTTTATCTTGGCGAAGACTTCTCCATGTAG
- the raiA gene encoding ribosome-associated translation inhibitor RaiA — MQKHNVNLPVVVTGRHIEITDAIREYSHKKIESLHLDYPRIIEAKIILDVEHHRQIAEIILFCADHIHIEVKSTTEDIYASIDESISKIARRMRKFKTRLLKSHRPRKDGSIRHLEQKVFHADDLHSELETIEHSYIHQEQYKVRPLYPDEAIMDLEINDRPFVVFHNQTTHKLAIMFRRKDGEYGLIEPEDKVAA; from the coding sequence ATGCAAAAACATAACGTGAACCTGCCCGTCGTCGTCACCGGCCGTCATATCGAGATCACCGACGCCATTCGCGAATACTCACACAAAAAGATCGAGAGCCTCCACCTGGACTACCCGCGCATCATTGAGGCGAAGATCATCCTGGATGTGGAGCACCACCGCCAGATCGCCGAGATCATCCTCTTCTGTGCCGACCACATTCACATCGAGGTCAAGAGCACCACGGAGGACATCTATGCCTCGATTGACGAGTCCATCTCCAAGATCGCCCGCAGGATGCGCAAGTTCAAAACCCGTCTGCTGAAGAGCCACCGCCCCCGCAAGGACGGCAGCATCCGCCATCTGGAGCAGAAAGTATTTCATGCCGATGATTTGCACAGCGAGCTCGAAACCATCGAGCACTCCTACATCCACCAGGAGCAGTACAAAGTGCGTCCGCTGTATCCTGATGAAGCCATCATGGACCTCGAGATCAACGACCGCCCGTTCGTTGTCTTCCACAACCAGACCACTCACAAGCTGGCCATCATGTTCCGCCGCAAGGATGGCGAGTACGGCCTGATCGAGCCTGAAGACAAAGTCGCCGCCTGA
- a CDS encoding DUF1501 domain-containing protein, whose translation MKSELLRLNDHSRRQFMLNTAKTALGVSVMSGLSSKMAAAAGNTGPGTPGFGKAKHVIYLWMNGGMTHLDTFDPKTGPTKGPGEPIKAKAEGIDYLGSYLPKLAENASKLSIIRSMSSKTGVHDSGTYIMKTGYEPRTTIVHPCMGVWATHFLGKIKDVTLPDSVIVNSGSAYPGAGFFPPAMSPIPISNPETGLQNIRPTTAESMFSKRIDLMNEFDTSFRKKFQTEDVKAYTEFYDETLKLMKSEDLKAFDLSQESPETREKYGRNNFGQGCLLARRLVESGVRFVEVQMGGWDMHNLIDNGMTNNGNTLDTAFSALLLDLEAKGLLESTLVCLGSEFGRTPDINENDGRDHYPLAYSTVFAGGGTKRGFAYGATDKEGRRPADKQTSPQDFLATIGHAMGLPVEEVVMSPSNRPFTVADKGVPVTDIFA comes from the coding sequence ATGAAATCCGAATTACTCCGCCTGAACGACCACAGCCGCCGTCAGTTCATGCTGAACACTGCCAAGACAGCTCTTGGCGTCAGCGTGATGTCCGGCCTCTCCTCCAAAATGGCCGCCGCCGCAGGGAACACCGGTCCGGGCACTCCTGGATTTGGCAAGGCCAAGCACGTGATCTACCTCTGGATGAACGGTGGCATGACCCACCTGGACACCTTTGACCCGAAAACCGGCCCGACCAAAGGTCCGGGTGAGCCGATCAAGGCCAAGGCGGAAGGTATTGACTACCTGGGCAGCTACCTGCCGAAGCTGGCCGAAAACGCCAGCAAGCTGTCCATCATCCGCTCCATGTCCTCCAAGACAGGCGTGCATGATTCCGGCACTTACATCATGAAGACCGGTTATGAGCCGCGCACCACGATCGTCCATCCTTGCATGGGCGTCTGGGCCACTCACTTCCTCGGCAAAATCAAGGATGTGACCCTGCCGGACAGCGTCATCGTCAACAGCGGCAGCGCCTATCCAGGTGCCGGCTTCTTCCCGCCGGCCATGTCCCCGATCCCGATTTCCAATCCGGAAACCGGCCTGCAGAACATCCGCCCGACCACGGCTGAATCCATGTTCAGCAAGCGGATTGACCTCATGAACGAGTTCGACACCTCCTTCCGGAAGAAGTTCCAGACGGAGGATGTGAAGGCTTACACCGAGTTCTACGACGAGACCCTGAAGCTGATGAAGAGCGAAGACCTCAAAGCCTTCGATCTGAGCCAGGAATCCCCAGAGACCCGTGAGAAATACGGTCGCAACAACTTCGGACAGGGCTGTCTCCTCGCCCGCCGTCTCGTCGAAAGCGGCGTGCGTTTCGTCGAAGTCCAGATGGGCGGTTGGGACATGCACAACCTCATTGACAATGGCATGACCAACAACGGCAATACGCTGGACACAGCCTTCTCAGCCTTGCTGCTGGATTTGGAAGCCAAAGGCCTTCTGGAATCCACCCTGGTCTGTCTCGGCTCCGAGTTCGGCCGCACACCGGACATCAACGAAAACGACGGTCGCGACCATTACCCGCTGGCTTACTCCACGGTCTTTGCAGGCGGTGGCACCAAGCGCGGCTTTGCCTACGGAGCCACCGACAAGGAAGGACGCCGGCCTGCCGACAAGCAGACCAGCCCTCAGGACTTCCTGGCCACCATCGGCCATGCCATGGGCCTGCCTGTGGAAGAAGTGGTCATGTCCCCGTCCAACCGTCCCTTCACGGTGGCGGACAAGGGCGTGCCTGTTACAGACATCTTTGCCTGA
- a CDS encoding DUF1549 domain-containing protein — translation MKATKYMLAGLLIAGFGSGSATAAELRTWTDVEGRQVSATFVQIDGDAIVLQTGDGAQHRFPLARLSAEDQAVAKAAQSAAPAESATAAAAPQMLANATVAQAAAKIDQLVANGLIKANPTRASIGKAPIKSFNPMANDEQFVRRVYLDIAGRIPNFEEATSFIQNKDPKKRANLIDMLLESDGYKTHLYNYFAEMLRIKDEFEQDNVRGTPYIKWFKEQIAKNEKWDKMVYQMVTATGKMWDKLPDGSYNGAAGYLLRDAGMPLDNLANTLTVFLGTDVACAQCHDHPFADWTQKQFYEMAAFFGATTTRLNAKDFGGTNPVDRLMAGIEPIIEKSGQDLRRQRNGIQNFLRANTSAIKDRDMNSTKLPHDYQYKDGKPGDPVAPKFVTWSAGDKNNPAYKQKKGTEEKLRLSFANWMTHPENPRFAMTIANRMWKRAFGAAVNEPVTNIDDPEQSVNPELLMHLAQEMKRVKFDLKEFMRIVYNTRAYQSEATSENIALGELYYFQGPMLRRMSAEQAWDSYMTLVLGKPDEYKAPLQDLYARSIDMNLETVDAQTALIKYSAYRDMQNKERALMGGGLDMVGGDSMMMDGGASKKDAATVAAADGPGKILTYEGMRLMRSAEIQQPAPGGHFLIDFGQSPRMIIDGSTRIGNVPQVLTIMNGKAQKMLTSRDSLVFRTMDKVNSQPEKVEHMFMTILNRRPTMQEKDIAKRALAASGEEGYSNMIWALINTREFMFIQ, via the coding sequence ATGAAAGCCACCAAATACATGCTCGCCGGTCTCCTGATCGCCGGTTTCGGGAGCGGTTCCGCCACAGCGGCAGAACTTCGCACCTGGACGGACGTCGAGGGCCGCCAAGTCTCCGCCACCTTTGTGCAGATTGATGGAGATGCCATCGTTCTGCAGACAGGAGATGGTGCCCAGCACCGCTTCCCTCTGGCCCGCCTTTCAGCGGAAGACCAGGCTGTAGCCAAGGCCGCCCAGTCCGCCGCCCCGGCCGAATCAGCCACGGCAGCTGCGGCCCCGCAGATGCTGGCCAATGCCACGGTTGCCCAGGCAGCTGCGAAGATTGACCAACTGGTGGCTAACGGCCTCATCAAGGCGAATCCGACTCGCGCCAGCATCGGCAAAGCCCCGATCAAGAGCTTTAATCCCATGGCTAATGACGAGCAGTTCGTCCGCCGTGTGTATCTGGACATCGCCGGGCGCATCCCAAACTTTGAAGAAGCCACTTCATTCATCCAAAACAAGGATCCGAAGAAGCGGGCCAATCTGATTGACATGCTTTTGGAGTCGGATGGTTACAAGACGCATCTTTACAACTACTTTGCCGAAATGCTCCGCATCAAGGACGAGTTCGAGCAGGACAACGTCCGCGGCACCCCTTACATCAAGTGGTTCAAGGAGCAGATCGCCAAAAACGAAAAATGGGACAAGATGGTTTACCAGATGGTCACCGCCACTGGCAAAATGTGGGACAAACTGCCTGACGGCAGCTACAACGGCGCCGCTGGCTACCTGCTTCGCGATGCCGGCATGCCTCTGGACAACCTGGCCAATACTCTGACCGTGTTTCTCGGCACCGACGTGGCCTGCGCGCAATGCCATGACCACCCGTTCGCCGACTGGACCCAGAAGCAGTTTTATGAGATGGCCGCCTTTTTCGGCGCCACCACCACGCGTCTGAATGCGAAAGACTTTGGCGGCACCAACCCGGTGGACCGTCTGATGGCAGGCATTGAGCCGATTATTGAAAAGTCCGGCCAGGACCTCCGTCGCCAGCGCAATGGCATCCAGAACTTCCTTCGCGCCAACACGTCCGCCATCAAGGACCGCGACATGAACAGCACCAAGCTGCCACATGACTACCAGTATAAAGACGGCAAGCCGGGTGATCCTGTGGCCCCTAAATTTGTGACCTGGTCCGCCGGTGACAAGAACAACCCTGCCTACAAGCAGAAGAAAGGCACCGAAGAGAAGCTCCGCCTTTCCTTCGCCAACTGGATGACGCATCCTGAAAATCCCCGGTTTGCCATGACCATCGCCAACCGCATGTGGAAGCGTGCCTTTGGCGCAGCCGTCAATGAGCCTGTCACCAACATTGATGATCCGGAGCAGTCGGTGAATCCGGAACTCCTGATGCATCTGGCCCAGGAAATGAAGCGGGTGAAGTTTGACCTCAAAGAGTTCATGCGCATTGTTTACAACACACGTGCCTACCAGTCGGAAGCCACGTCTGAAAACATCGCCCTGGGTGAACTGTATTACTTCCAGGGGCCGATGCTGCGCCGCATGAGCGCCGAGCAGGCCTGGGATTCCTACATGACCCTGGTGCTTGGCAAGCCTGATGAATACAAGGCCCCCCTTCAGGACCTGTATGCCCGCTCCATTGACATGAACCTGGAGACTGTGGATGCCCAGACTGCCCTCATCAAATACAGCGCCTACCGCGACATGCAGAATAAAGAACGTGCCCTCATGGGCGGCGGTCTGGACATGGTCGGCGGTGACAGCATGATGATGGACGGAGGGGCCTCCAAAAAGGATGCTGCAACCGTGGCGGCCGCTGATGGTCCCGGCAAAATCCTCACCTATGAAGGCATGCGCCTGATGCGGTCCGCTGAGATCCAGCAGCCTGCTCCTGGCGGTCACTTCCTGATTGATTTCGGCCAGTCCCCCCGCATGATCATTGATGGCAGCACCCGGATCGGCAACGTGCCGCAGGTGCTGACGATTATGAACGGCAAGGCGCAGAAGATGCTCACCAGCCGCGATTCCCTGGTCTTCCGCACGATGGACAAGGTCAACAGCCAGCCTGAGAAAGTGGAGCACATGTTCATGACCATCCTGAACCGCCGCCCCACCATGCAGGAGAAGGACATCGCCAAGCGCGCACTCGCTGCCAGCGGTGAAGAAGGCTATTCCAACATGATCTGGGCTTTGATCAACACCCGTGAGTTCATGTTCATCCAGTAA
- a CDS encoding sugar phosphate isomerase/epimerase family protein: MNRRCLFSAMLATALPLPAAERTDAGRLGLVLASYTHRWRGKYSSFKIPPFKDALDVMDHIRGLGFGSLQMPVNDWTLDLARQIRRTCESYGMGIEGSIRLPMTEADAGRFERELRTAREAGVTVLRSALGGRRYELFTRRADFEAWKTGALKAMALAEPVARKVQVKIGIENHKDWELSELLDALKGLSSESIGACVDTGNSLALLEDPLAVVEALAPYAVTVHLKDVAVRAYEDGFRMSEVPLGTGSLDLPKMIQILRKAVPGIQMHLEMITREPLDIPCLRETYWASFPDKPGLDLARTLAWVQAHEAEKLPDLRGLSKLALLNLEEENILACQSRATELMR, encoded by the coding sequence ATGAACCGCCGCTGTCTCTTTTCTGCCATGCTGGCTACGGCGCTGCCGCTCCCGGCTGCGGAAAGGACAGACGCCGGGCGGCTGGGACTGGTGCTGGCCTCATACACGCATCGCTGGCGGGGCAAGTATTCCAGCTTCAAGATACCGCCTTTTAAAGATGCACTGGATGTCATGGACCACATTCGTGGCCTGGGATTTGGCTCCCTGCAGATGCCGGTGAATGACTGGACGCTGGATCTGGCCCGGCAGATCCGGCGCACCTGTGAATCCTACGGGATGGGCATTGAGGGCAGCATCCGGCTGCCGATGACGGAGGCGGATGCCGGCCGTTTTGAACGGGAACTGCGCACGGCCCGTGAGGCAGGCGTGACAGTGCTTCGCAGCGCGCTGGGCGGGCGGCGTTATGAACTCTTCACCCGGCGGGCAGACTTCGAAGCGTGGAAAACCGGCGCACTGAAAGCGATGGCCCTGGCCGAACCCGTAGCGCGAAAAGTGCAGGTAAAGATCGGCATTGAAAACCACAAGGACTGGGAGCTTTCTGAGCTGCTGGACGCCCTGAAAGGCCTGTCCAGCGAATCCATAGGAGCCTGTGTGGATACGGGCAACAGCCTGGCGCTGCTGGAAGATCCGCTGGCAGTGGTGGAAGCACTGGCACCGTATGCGGTGACGGTTCATCTAAAGGATGTGGCGGTGCGGGCGTATGAAGACGGGTTTCGAATGAGCGAGGTACCCCTCGGCACAGGCAGCCTGGACCTGCCAAAAATGATCCAGATCCTGCGGAAAGCGGTCCCTGGCATTCAGATGCACCTGGAGATGATCACCCGCGAGCCGCTGGACATCCCCTGCCTGCGCGAGACATACTGGGCCAGCTTTCCAGACAAGCCGGGACTGGACTTGGCCCGTACCCTGGCCTGGGTGCAAGCGCATGAGGCAGAAAAACTTCCGGACCTGCGCGGGCTTTCCAAGCTGGCGCTGCTCAATCTGGAGGAGGAAAACATCCTGGCGTGCCAGTCCCGTGCGACCGAACTGATGCGTTGA
- a CDS encoding phosphoenolpyruvate hydrolase family protein yields the protein MPNPWTGTGNPYTKQEVVDRLKATLAKGEPIIAAGAGTGISAKFIEKGGADLIIIYNSGRFRMMGHGSTCGLMAYGDANAIAMEIGEYEVLPVVKEIPVICGVHATDPRRRMWHWLGRVKEMGFSGVNNFPTHTIVDGHFRGVLEETGMSVQKEFEMVGLATRMDLFSVVYVATPEEAIEMAKNGADAIIAHVGTTVGGSIGVTNAVVSWDHTVKITQDIIDAAKSVNPNVFTLTHGGPINTPKDVEFILSKTTADGFVGASSLERMGVEDSLTTLTREFKKVSRG from the coding sequence ATGCCCAATCCCTGGACCGGAACCGGAAATCCCTACACGAAGCAGGAAGTCGTGGACCGCCTCAAAGCCACGCTGGCCAAAGGAGAGCCCATCATTGCCGCAGGCGCCGGCACGGGCATCAGCGCCAAGTTCATTGAAAAGGGCGGCGCGGACCTTATTATCATCTACAACAGCGGCCGCTTCCGCATGATGGGCCATGGCAGCACCTGCGGCCTCATGGCCTATGGAGACGCCAACGCCATCGCAATGGAGATCGGCGAATACGAGGTGCTCCCGGTGGTCAAAGAAATCCCCGTCATCTGCGGCGTCCACGCCACGGATCCCCGTCGCCGCATGTGGCATTGGTTAGGCCGCGTGAAGGAGATGGGCTTTTCCGGCGTGAACAACTTCCCCACCCACACCATCGTGGACGGCCATTTCCGGGGAGTGCTGGAGGAGACGGGCATGAGCGTGCAGAAAGAATTTGAAATGGTCGGCCTGGCCACGCGGATGGACCTCTTCAGCGTCGTCTATGTGGCGACACCGGAAGAAGCCATCGAGATGGCCAAAAACGGCGCCGATGCCATCATCGCCCACGTGGGCACCACAGTCGGCGGCAGCATCGGCGTCACCAATGCCGTGGTGAGCTGGGACCACACGGTTAAAATCACCCAGGACATCATTGATGCCGCCAAAAGCGTGAATCCCAACGTCTTCACCCTCACTCACGGCGGTCCCATCAACACGCCGAAAGACGTCGAATTCATCCTCAGCAAAACCACCGCCGACGGTTTCGTCGGGGCCAGCAGCCTGGAGCGCATGGGCGTCGAAGACTCCCTGACCACGCTGACGCGCGAATTTAAAAAGGTATCGAGAGGTTAG
- a CDS encoding AraC family transcriptional regulator, with protein sequence MHGPSSILELSETHTLGAETESRVVRASEADRRAWLRGAPVCGTLKTHRICHAGVMTARAPYRVVRMHQSGLYFLACLEGEGRVLVDGRWQKCSAGMAVALPPFMVNAFEAVKGKDWRCCWVRYEQQPEQKPILNSSSPQMAAFQGQALWNAIEGLIEEAGHEAKPAAMFHWVELIQSYVERFAQPWQQDDRLWRVWEMVAADVGRDWTLDELAFQAHVSAEHLRRLCRRALGRTPMHHVTWLRMRKACELLATTNLKVETVAHTVGYQNPFVFSNTFKKWIGWRPSEHRSKMAH encoded by the coding sequence ATGCACGGTCCTTCTTCCATCCTCGAACTATCTGAAACGCACACGCTGGGAGCGGAGACGGAATCCCGTGTGGTGCGGGCCAGCGAGGCGGACCGGCGCGCCTGGCTGCGCGGGGCGCCTGTTTGCGGGACGCTAAAAACGCACCGCATCTGCCATGCGGGCGTGATGACGGCGCGGGCCCCTTACCGCGTGGTGCGCATGCACCAGAGCGGCCTGTATTTCCTGGCCTGCCTGGAGGGGGAGGGGCGGGTGCTGGTGGACGGGCGCTGGCAGAAATGCAGCGCGGGCATGGCCGTGGCGCTGCCGCCTTTCATGGTGAACGCCTTTGAGGCGGTGAAGGGGAAGGACTGGCGCTGCTGCTGGGTGCGCTACGAGCAGCAGCCGGAGCAGAAGCCCATTCTTAACAGCAGCTCCCCGCAGATGGCGGCCTTCCAGGGGCAGGCGCTTTGGAATGCCATCGAGGGGCTCATTGAAGAAGCCGGTCACGAGGCGAAGCCGGCGGCGATGTTTCACTGGGTGGAGCTGATTCAGAGCTATGTGGAGCGCTTTGCCCAGCCCTGGCAGCAGGATGACCGCCTTTGGCGCGTGTGGGAAATGGTGGCCGCCGATGTGGGGCGTGACTGGACCCTGGATGAACTGGCCTTCCAGGCTCATGTGAGTGCCGAGCACCTGCGCCGCCTGTGCCGTCGTGCGCTGGGCCGCACGCCGATGCACCACGTCACCTGGCTGCGCATGAGAAAAGCCTGCGAGCTGCTGGCCACGACGAATCTGAAGGTGGAGACCGTGGCCCACACCGTTGGGTATCAAAATCCCTTTGTTTTCAGCAATACCTTCAAAAAATGGATCGGCTGGCGGCCAAGCGAGCACCGGTCAAAAATGGCGCATTGA